A single window of Clostridia bacterium DNA harbors:
- a CDS encoding response regulator transcription factor has translation MQFIRILVVDDHPVVRSGLESLLAQYTEFQVVGSTDGAEGLLPLVQELNPDVVLLDIRLGELNGLDLARQLSRSGYPCRVIILSSYDDDAYLAQAAQAGVWGYLLKSASPEVLADAIRRVHGGQKCLSPSLGGKAFDQLAQMNRQWAQAKSGLTEQELKLLELMADGASVQEIAAALFLSERSVKRRTQAIIEKLGAANRTQAVAEAFRRGIL, from the coding sequence GTGCAGTTCATACGGATTTTGGTGGTAGATGATCATCCGGTGGTGCGCAGCGGCTTGGAAAGCTTGTTGGCCCAGTACACGGAATTTCAAGTGGTGGGATCCACGGACGGGGCGGAGGGGCTGCTGCCACTGGTGCAGGAGCTGAACCCGGATGTGGTGCTGCTGGATATTCGCCTGGGCGAGTTAAACGGTTTAGACCTAGCCCGGCAGCTCAGCCGGTCGGGATACCCATGCCGGGTTATCATCCTGAGCTCGTACGATGACGACGCCTACTTGGCCCAAGCGGCGCAGGCCGGAGTGTGGGGGTATCTCTTGAAAAGCGCCTCCCCGGAGGTGCTGGCCGACGCTATCCGCCGCGTGCACGGGGGACAGAAGTGCCTGTCTCCTTCTTTAGGAGGGAAAGCTTTCGACCAGTTGGCTCAGATGAACCGGCAGTGGGCCCAGGCCAAATCCGGTTTGACAGAGCAGGAACTGAAACTCCTGGAGCTCATGGCGGACGGGGCCAGCGTGCAGGAAATCGCCGCCGCTTTGTTCTTAAGCGAGCGGTCCGTAAAAAGGCGGACCCAGGCTATCATTGAAAAGCTGGGAGCGGCCAATCGCACCCAGGCGGTGGCGGAAGCTTTCCGGCGGGGGATATTATAG
- a CDS encoding NAD(P)-dependent oxidoreductase, which yields GERTGQYRLGREELVRDAQGQSRISAEDFAVALLDEVENPRHHRQRFTVGY from the coding sequence CGGGGGAAAGAACGGGGCAGTACCGTCTGGGTAGGGAGGAACTGGTCAGGGACGCCCAAGGTCAAAGCCGGATTTCCGCAGAAGATTTCGCCGTGGCCCTGCTGGATGAAGTGGAAAACCCGCGGCACCACCGGCAGCGGTTCACCGTGGGATACTGA